In one Zobellia galactanivorans genomic region, the following are encoded:
- a CDS encoding GNAT family N-acetyltransferase: MIRYGTASTDDELKQILALQERNLASKVSSPEKEKEGFVTVAHTFDTLKAMNNTCPHIIAKLEHAVIGYALCMHPRFSDAIEVLKPMFDEIEGILPPEENYIVMGQICIDKDFRRQGVFRKLYETMQAKTKKDFSSIITEIDAVNTRSLQAHFAVGFKELHSYTSGAREWKIVRFRYL; encoded by the coding sequence CCTTCAGGAAAGAAACCTGGCCTCTAAGGTGTCATCCCCCGAAAAGGAAAAAGAAGGCTTTGTAACGGTAGCGCATACCTTCGACACCTTAAAGGCGATGAACAATACCTGCCCCCATATCATTGCCAAATTGGAGCATGCGGTCATCGGCTATGCCCTCTGTATGCATCCTAGGTTTTCGGATGCCATCGAGGTCTTAAAGCCCATGTTCGACGAGATCGAAGGCATTCTTCCCCCCGAGGAAAACTATATCGTCATGGGCCAAATCTGTATCGACAAGGACTTTCGCAGGCAGGGCGTTTTCAGAAAATTGTACGAAACCATGCAGGCCAAGACAAAAAAGGACTTTAGCAGTATCATCACCGAGATCGACGCGGTCAACACCCGCTCCTTACAGGCGCATTTCGCCGTTGGCTTCAAAGAACTGCACAGCTATACGTCGGGAGCCCGGGAGTGGAAAATCGTACGTTTTCGATACCTGTAA
- a CDS encoding fibronectin type III domain-containing protein, translated as MKNSRLQLQHFNKALTNYRGLLRDINCRLQTVLFHALFFFLLTLTCLPASAQSFPVQVIPQVTPPAPIYFSDYADASTLSSPLRVQIVLNDFEIANREIRLRTYFEGGGISFQSNDVVAGAEKHYLEGGVPLILTNVQLAPYFRFENISGISPNVYGKAIPEGAYSFCFEVYDALTGNRLSQKSCATSVVFQNEPPFLVAPRNKSNLTETNPQNIVFQWTPRHINVSNVEYELSIVEIWDTQVDPQQAFLSSPPVFQVTTTATTYVYGPADPLFLSGKNYAWRVQAKAKQGVEEIGLFKNQGYSEIYSFSYAGTCDLPIGINHEVKGSTNANIFWDDFATDVPEYTVRYRQKNIEGAEWFMNKTTSNQTTLWDLKAGTTYEYQVQKQCAVTGSDWSTAKEFTTFIADDEASVYDCGITPDFDVSNKEPLPSISSGEKFIAGDFPINILKVSGKNGRFTGKGYVTIPYLNSIRVGVEFTNVLINTDKKLAEGTVVTTYDPSLKNILDVDESVDTVEDAADAVGEFFEGDNDLDEIRVNWVLRSKKDIKIKGGKVVITNPNTGATKSEPLGDDMVITDSEGKTYYVDAEGKITEGGSLATGGAISPDTVEGVSNNGQIEALTAEGVLVTFNEAGTYAMDIMPKGEIGKLKDEYTIIKDADGNDYVLTHHAVKNRASTKIKAKIDIKNDAYDVSDVIFKTKHGDSIPTTFKGNEATLTLKGRFTFENEVIYAVVPNKDDSTKQLTAGAFTLWHLSERTVNVALVSVNGASLGNIESNVSDIFKKAVAHIEFGENLALSVTKDELGSNQKLDVGESAWAAAYNEEQKMLVNKVKQLPNYKTDTYYILVFNDIEPSRSIGGFMPLQRQMGFVFAGDPDKEEDKNGDKSKTLAHEIGHGIFALQHPFAEYDMSENQTDWLMDYGSGDQLPHTHWAQIHDPALKFYIFQDEEDGEIAGKTWFTPDWKPFTIKNSTTIISNSENISPKGTVPGFKLSNGTKYWAAYRSDGQFKGYYNDSGIEITKTEYQNKELTIDKNDIVYLFEYVPGDCNKTYRSTYAYVSSATNNISFDEFNNNIEQVNISTNCLPDLCEKGKKFYEDYTYLVKNEEGLTALLGISKLICSTGPDAIDYNILVTQIGKDAINTKNSFWWGTDKYLFDLAREQFWQNKDALPSYLNALESVASNIERFKKVLKTNASKEQYYNAIYYLNDKFLRSLSSIDKARILAHIFAEDTFITSGLYGITNNDESLIIKVLNSVGENKTEAKNFMDKFITNDDLYNDLQAGLDDNLGEANFTDFIVKLTKLAQLAYGNEDPSKIEPKYTFNWGVKNVDFVLRWVNTLGDYRFSYINNNIQLTGKCTTSYAPSPTGIGIIENENCLINNVPLNPFKDFVKITLIESVNILPSLCNNQNAQFCGQAIVVPAIFLEYLKTKKESQQFENLGFNIITVAGTILSGGELAAAKATTAAWYWAAADLTYTFSTPFLKLFREDVKKKFGEKISDFLYDGLDGIQFIFAAKGAADLIKTTPKNAAASIASKKVIGDDDFYKLLESGIRRDQPNLSEAKVKEIIDDVKVAMNKLESELSPKLLEEEIAKAKKLLGDYPSTNDWTSALDKNINDLTLPPKGYQFYTRNGNIWIRRIDASDLNTPRLTVKDGKITKYTGGTIPRFTIVQIGDYIKLATKNGNAKKVMLGMWDGGGPSSYITRAGNNYTYFDFGEKWDEVYKLVNENDDEIWRINKEFIDRQRAANKEFWFSHDPFSPKNEQFYAREINYLIDLGVTDFVKENDLWKALW; from the coding sequence ATGAAAAACAGCAGGTTACAATTGCAGCATTTCAATAAAGCGCTGACAAATTACCGTGGCCTCTTGCGAGACATAAATTGCAGACTGCAAACTGTTCTTTTTCATGCCCTCTTTTTCTTTCTATTGACCCTGACCTGCCTCCCCGCATCCGCCCAGTCCTTCCCCGTTCAGGTGATTCCACAGGTTACCCCGCCGGCGCCCATCTATTTTTCCGATTATGCCGACGCGAGTACCTTGAGCAGTCCCCTGCGCGTGCAGATCGTCTTGAACGATTTTGAGATCGCCAACCGCGAGATACGCCTGCGCACCTATTTTGAGGGCGGGGGCATCAGTTTTCAGAGCAACGACGTTGTAGCAGGTGCCGAAAAACACTATTTGGAAGGAGGCGTTCCCCTGATACTCACCAACGTACAACTGGCCCCGTACTTTAGGTTCGAGAACATTAGCGGAATATCGCCCAACGTATACGGAAAGGCCATTCCCGAAGGCGCCTACTCCTTTTGTTTTGAGGTGTACGACGCCCTGACCGGCAACCGCCTGTCGCAGAAAAGTTGCGCCACCAGCGTAGTCTTTCAAAACGAACCGCCCTTTCTGGTCGCACCGAGAAACAAGTCCAACCTAACGGAAACCAATCCGCAGAACATCGTCTTCCAATGGACGCCACGCCACATCAACGTGAGCAATGTGGAATACGAACTGAGCATCGTGGAAATCTGGGACACCCAGGTAGACCCGCAACAGGCCTTTTTAAGCTCGCCCCCCGTTTTTCAGGTCACGACTACCGCCACCACCTACGTATACGGTCCGGCCGACCCGCTTTTTCTTTCGGGAAAAAACTACGCCTGGCGTGTACAGGCCAAGGCCAAGCAAGGGGTCGAGGAAATCGGACTCTTTAAAAACCAAGGCTATAGCGAGATTTATTCCTTCAGTTATGCCGGCACCTGCGACCTGCCCATCGGTATCAACCACGAGGTAAAGGGCAGTACCAATGCCAATATCTTTTGGGACGATTTCGCTACCGATGTGCCCGAATATACGGTGCGGTACCGTCAGAAAAACATAGAGGGAGCGGAGTGGTTTATGAACAAGACCACTTCGAACCAAACCACCCTGTGGGACCTAAAGGCAGGCACTACCTACGAATACCAGGTGCAGAAACAATGTGCGGTAACCGGAAGCGATTGGAGCACGGCCAAGGAGTTTACCACCTTTATCGCCGATGACGAAGCCAGTGTCTACGATTGTGGCATTACGCCCGATTTTGACGTTTCGAACAAAGAGCCCTTGCCTAGCATCTCCTCCGGCGAAAAGTTTATCGCAGGCGACTTCCCCATAAATATTTTAAAGGTAAGCGGTAAAAATGGCCGTTTTACGGGTAAAGGATACGTGACCATCCCCTACCTGAACAGCATTCGAGTGGGCGTAGAATTTACCAATGTGCTTATCAACACCGACAAGAAATTGGCGGAAGGCACGGTAGTCACCACCTACGACCCGAGTTTAAAGAACATCTTGGATGTTGATGAGTCGGTCGATACGGTAGAAGATGCGGCCGATGCGGTGGGGGAATTTTTTGAAGGTGATAACGACCTAGATGAAATTCGGGTCAACTGGGTCCTTAGATCTAAGAAAGACATAAAAATCAAAGGTGGTAAAGTCGTTATCACCAACCCCAATACAGGAGCAACTAAATCGGAGCCTTTAGGCGACGATATGGTAATAACCGACAGTGAAGGAAAGACCTATTACGTAGATGCCGAAGGTAAAATAACCGAAGGGGGATCACTTGCTACTGGCGGGGCCATAAGCCCAGATACCGTAGAAGGTGTCTCGAACAACGGCCAAATAGAAGCCTTGACGGCAGAAGGTGTTCTGGTGACCTTTAACGAAGCGGGTACGTATGCCATGGATATAATGCCCAAGGGCGAGATAGGAAAGCTCAAGGACGAATACACCATTATAAAGGACGCCGATGGCAACGACTATGTGCTTACCCACCATGCCGTAAAGAATAGGGCAAGCACCAAAATAAAGGCCAAAATCGACATTAAAAACGATGCCTACGATGTATCGGATGTTATCTTCAAGACCAAGCACGGGGATAGCATTCCCACGACCTTCAAGGGCAATGAGGCCACCTTGACCTTGAAAGGCAGGTTCACCTTTGAAAACGAAGTAATCTATGCAGTCGTACCCAACAAGGACGACAGCACAAAACAGCTTACGGCCGGGGCGTTTACCCTATGGCATCTATCCGAACGTACCGTAAATGTGGCCCTGGTTTCCGTTAACGGCGCCTCTTTGGGCAATATCGAATCCAACGTTTCCGACATCTTCAAAAAAGCGGTGGCCCATATTGAGTTTGGCGAGAACCTTGCCCTTTCCGTCACCAAGGACGAACTAGGAAGCAACCAAAAATTGGATGTAGGCGAAAGTGCATGGGCCGCGGCCTATAACGAGGAACAGAAGATGCTCGTAAACAAGGTGAAGCAATTGCCCAACTATAAGACCGACACCTATTACATCTTGGTCTTCAACGACATAGAACCATCACGCTCCATCGGTGGATTCATGCCCCTACAGAGGCAAATGGGCTTTGTATTTGCCGGTGACCCAGATAAAGAAGAAGACAAGAACGGGGACAAGAGCAAGACCTTGGCCCACGAAATAGGCCATGGTATTTTCGCCCTACAGCACCCCTTCGCTGAATATGACATGTCTGAAAATCAAACCGATTGGCTCATGGATTATGGCAGTGGAGACCAACTGCCCCATACCCATTGGGCGCAAATCCATGACCCGGCCCTTAAATTCTACATTTTTCAAGATGAGGAGGATGGGGAGATTGCCGGTAAAACTTGGTTTACACCGGATTGGAAGCCATTTACCATTAAGAATTCAACAACCATCATATCCAATTCAGAAAACATAAGCCCCAAAGGGACTGTCCCTGGCTTTAAATTAAGTAACGGGACCAAATATTGGGCAGCATATCGTTCCGATGGGCAATTTAAAGGCTATTACAATGATTCAGGGATAGAAATAACAAAGACTGAATATCAGAACAAGGAATTGACCATTGACAAAAATGACATCGTTTACTTATTTGAATATGTCCCTGGGGACTGTAATAAAACTTATAGGTCCACCTACGCATATGTAAGCTCTGCAACTAACAACATATCCTTTGACGAGTTTAACAACAATATTGAGCAAGTTAATATCTCTACGAATTGCCTTCCGGATTTATGTGAGAAAGGGAAAAAGTTCTACGAAGATTACACCTATTTGGTAAAGAATGAAGAAGGTCTTACGGCTCTTTTAGGTATCAGCAAATTAATATGTTCTACCGGTCCCGATGCCATAGACTATAATATTCTGGTCACACAAATTGGTAAGGATGCCATTAACACCAAAAATAGCTTCTGGTGGGGAACTGACAAATACTTATTTGATTTAGCAAGAGAACAATTTTGGCAGAATAAGGATGCTTTACCCTCTTATTTAAATGCATTAGAAAGTGTCGCTAGTAATATTGAAAGATTTAAGAAGGTATTAAAAACAAATGCTTCAAAAGAACAATACTACAACGCAATTTATTATTTGAACGATAAGTTCCTCCGGTCACTATCATCAATTGATAAAGCTAGAATACTAGCTCACATATTTGCAGAAGATACCTTCATTACATCAGGTCTTTATGGCATTACCAACAATGATGAATCACTAATTATCAAGGTTCTTAATTCAGTTGGCGAAAATAAGACCGAAGCGAAAAATTTCATGGATAAATTCATCACAAATGATGATTTATATAATGATTTACAAGCTGGATTAGATGATAATTTGGGTGAAGCAAATTTTACTGATTTTATAGTTAAACTCACCAAATTAGCCCAATTAGCCTATGGAAATGAAGATCCCTCAAAAATCGAACCCAAATATACATTCAATTGGGGTGTTAAAAATGTTGACTTTGTCCTCAGATGGGTTAATACTTTAGGAGATTATCGTTTTTCTTATATTAATAATAACATACAGCTTACAGGCAAGTGTACTACATCATATGCACCTTCTCCAACTGGAATAGGTATTATCGAAAACGAAAACTGTTTAATAAATAATGTTCCGCTTAACCCTTTCAAAGATTTTGTCAAAATTACTCTCATTGAAAGTGTTAACATTCTTCCCTCATTATGCAATAATCAAAACGCCCAATTTTGTGGCCAAGCAATTGTAGTGCCCGCCATATTTTTAGAGTATCTAAAAACAAAAAAAGAAAGTCAACAGTTTGAAAATCTAGGCTTCAATATTATTACCGTGGCAGGAACGATTCTCTCAGGGGGAGAACTCGCAGCAGCAAAAGCTACTACAGCCGCATGGTACTGGGCAGCTGCTGACTTAACATATACTTTTTCTACCCCTTTCTTGAAATTATTCAGAGAAGATGTAAAGAAAAAATTTGGTGAAAAAATCTCTGACTTTCTATATGATGGCCTAGATGGGATACAATTCATTTTTGCAGCGAAAGGCGCCGCCGATTTAATAAAAACGACTCCAAAGAATGCTGCTGCCAGTATTGCCAGTAAAAAAGTCATAGGTGATGATGATTTTTATAAATTACTTGAAAGCGGTATCCGTAGGGACCAACCTAACTTGTCAGAAGCCAAGGTCAAGGAAATAATAGATGACGTAAAGGTTGCAATGAACAAGCTTGAGTCCGAGTTATCTCCTAAATTATTAGAAGAAGAAATTGCTAAGGCTAAAAAGCTGTTAGGAGATTATCCCAGTACCAATGATTGGACATCAGCTTTGGACAAAAATATTAATGATTTGACTCTGCCTCCTAAGGGGTATCAGTTTTACACAAGAAATGGAAATATATGGATACGAAGAATCGACGCTTCTGACCTAAACACGCCAAGACTAACTGTAAAGGATGGTAAAATCACTAAATATACGGGAGGTACTATTCCTAGGTTTACTATAGTTCAAATAGGTGATTATATTAAACTAGCAACAAAAAATGGAAATGCTAAGAAAGTTATGTTAGGAATGTGGGACGGCGGAGGGCCTTCTTCATATATTACAAGAGCTGGCAACAATTATACTTATTTTGATTTTGGAGAAAAATGGGACGAAGTCTATAAGCTTGTAAATGAGAATGATGATGAAATATGGAGAATTAACAAGGAATTTATTGACAGACAAAGAGCAGCCAATAAAGAATTTTGGTTCTCCCATGACCCTTTCTCTCCTAAAAACGAACAGTTTTATGCAAGAGAGATTAACTATTTAATTGATTTAGGGGTTACAGATTTTGTTAAAGAAAATGATTTATGGAAAGCATTATGGTAG
- a CDS encoding TonB-dependent receptor: MCCTLGFSQSINFDQLGKEKWLRYNGGVSANAVYYDGTANRQALTYYLTGSLNFNIAGVYNIPLSFTYSNQEFNFPNPFNFNRLSLHPSYKWATAHIGDVSMTFSPYTLAGHQFTGGGFDLNPEGKFQISAMYGRFLKATEYNEEYPEALTAYKRMGYGVKTAYDFDFMKLGLILFKANDQENSLKTPFPLELGLSPKDNAVLSFESEFRLFEKARIHVEYAISGVTEDTRLTEDPSSTGLLSFLLKENISTQYYKALNASFDYPAGNGTLGLGYERIDPEYKTLGAYYFNNDLENITVNASQSVFDNKLNLSVNAGLQRDNLDNTKSSDQQRVVSAVNANYTASDRLGFNASYSNFQSYTNIRDQFDYINQVGTYDNVDTLNYRQVSQNANLGINYILKKTETKQHSANLNLIYQNSTNQQEGETIEGGENSFYNGMAGYTLGYPKQALNISLAANVSYNTVAEDDNMTLGPTLSVGKQFFDKQLRTNFSSSYNTSFANGEQQNNVFNFRLGSNYTLYKKHNLSLNFLMLFRNSELNTGRDLTLTFGYSYAFDNFKLDLDSHRRSPNERDPRSRENTLSFRYRNVSYRGTIPELNEQLTNVYESSQFANIPQFKKDELKILLATVKEQKREEKYKEQALIFLKELYAYDDFQTIYDDALYNIVMSIKDDMKKIDMALEKLFVVKKLEADKHPLNGKAPKDYTNKDKALVPRYEALLEERETRLQKLVGHRWMETQFDEFSSKEAILKGTGFLQEFKENQAVKAFELYEKTKNQEKLEYYLENEIIDFYYKKSLKTVNPELFELRYINKQ, translated from the coding sequence ATGTGTTGTACACTTGGTTTTTCCCAAAGTATCAATTTTGATCAATTGGGCAAGGAGAAATGGCTCCGATATAATGGTGGTGTGTCCGCCAATGCTGTATACTATGACGGTACCGCCAACCGACAGGCACTGACCTATTATCTCACCGGAAGCTTAAACTTCAACATTGCCGGGGTGTACAATATTCCGCTTTCGTTCACCTATTCGAACCAAGAGTTCAATTTTCCCAACCCCTTTAACTTTAACCGCTTAAGCCTACATCCGTCCTACAAATGGGCTACTGCACATATCGGCGATGTAAGCATGACCTTTTCACCATATACCTTGGCCGGCCACCAATTTACGGGTGGCGGTTTCGACCTGAATCCCGAAGGGAAATTTCAAATAAGCGCCATGTACGGCCGCTTTTTAAAGGCCACCGAATACAACGAAGAATATCCCGAAGCCCTTACCGCCTACAAACGCATGGGCTACGGGGTAAAGACCGCCTATGATTTTGATTTTATGAAACTAGGGCTTATTCTCTTTAAGGCCAACGACCAGGAGAACTCCCTGAAAACTCCCTTTCCCTTGGAACTCGGACTTTCCCCCAAAGACAATGCGGTGCTCTCGTTCGAATCGGAATTCCGACTTTTCGAAAAGGCTAGGATTCACGTAGAATACGCTATTTCAGGTGTTACGGAGGACACTAGACTGACCGAAGATCCTTCATCTACCGGCCTGCTGTCCTTCCTCTTAAAAGAAAACATAAGCACCCAATACTACAAGGCCCTCAATGCTTCTTTCGATTATCCCGCGGGCAACGGAACCTTGGGACTAGGATATGAACGTATCGACCCCGAATATAAGACCTTGGGAGCCTATTATTTCAACAACGACCTCGAAAACATTACGGTAAACGCGAGCCAGTCGGTTTTCGACAACAAACTCAACCTCAGCGTAAACGCAGGATTGCAACGTGATAACTTAGACAATACCAAATCATCGGACCAACAGCGCGTCGTAAGTGCCGTCAACGCCAATTACACGGCCTCCGACCGCTTGGGGTTCAATGCATCGTACAGCAACTTTCAATCGTACACCAATATTCGCGACCAGTTCGACTACATCAACCAAGTAGGGACCTATGACAATGTAGATACACTAAACTATCGCCAGGTCTCTCAAAATGCCAACTTGGGCATCAACTATATCCTAAAAAAAACTGAGACCAAACAGCACAGTGCCAACCTTAACCTCATCTATCAAAACAGTACCAACCAACAAGAAGGCGAAACCATAGAAGGCGGGGAAAATTCGTTTTACAACGGTATGGCGGGCTACACCCTGGGATACCCCAAACAGGCCCTGAATATTTCCTTGGCCGCCAACGTTTCGTACAACACCGTAGCCGAGGACGACAACATGACCCTTGGCCCCACCCTATCTGTCGGCAAGCAGTTTTTCGACAAGCAACTCCGAACCAATTTTTCAAGTTCATACAACACGAGCTTCGCCAATGGGGAGCAGCAGAACAACGTATTTAATTTTAGGCTGGGCAGCAACTATACCCTGTACAAAAAACACAACCTCAGCCTTAATTTTCTGATGCTTTTCAGGAATTCGGAACTCAATACAGGGCGGGACCTGACCCTAACCTTCGGCTACAGCTATGCCTTTGACAACTTTAAGCTCGACCTTGATTCCCATAGGCGCAGTCCCAACGAACGCGACCCCCGCAGCAGGGAGAACACCTTGAGCTTCCGTTACCGCAATGTATCCTACAGGGGTACAATACCCGAACTGAACGAGCAGCTGACCAACGTATACGAAAGTTCACAATTTGCTAATATTCCCCAGTTTAAAAAAGACGAGCTTAAAATCCTTTTGGCCACTGTTAAAGAGCAAAAACGAGAGGAAAAGTATAAGGAGCAGGCCCTCATCTTTCTCAAGGAACTCTACGCCTATGACGATTTTCAAACCATTTATGACGATGCCCTTTATAACATAGTAATGTCGATAAAAGACGATATGAAGAAAATAGACATGGCCTTGGAAAAGCTCTTCGTAGTCAAAAAACTGGAAGCCGACAAACACCCATTGAACGGAAAGGCCCCGAAAGACTATACGAACAAGGACAAAGCACTGGTGCCACGGTACGAAGCACTTTTAGAAGAACGGGAGACCCGTTTACAAAAACTGGTAGGGCATAGGTGGATGGAAACCCAGTTCGACGAGTTCTCCTCTAAGGAAGCCATACTGAAAGGCACAGGCTTTTTGCAAGAGTTTAAGGAAAATCAAGCCGTAAAAGCCTTTGAGCTTTATGAAAAAACCAAAAATCAAGAAAAACTGGAATACTATCTAGAAAACGAGATTATCGATTTCTATTATAAAAAATCGCTAAAAACAGTCAACCCCGAACTGTTTGAACTGAGATATATTAATAAGCAGTAG